A single Pseudomonas sp. DC1.2 DNA region contains:
- a CDS encoding ornithine carbamoyltransferase, with translation MAFNMRNRSLLSLMHHTTRELNYLIDLSRDLKRAKYTGTERPHLQGKNIALIFEKTSTRTRCAFEVAAHDQGAHVTYIDPVSSQIGHKESMKDTARVLGRMFDAIEYRGFEQEIVEELAKFAGVPVFNGLTAEFHPTQMIADVLTMREHSDKPLHDIRYAYLGDARYNMGNSLLMIGAKLGMDVRIAAPKALWPHDDFIAQCKAFAEESGARITITEDPLEAVKGVDFIHTDIWVSMGEPVEAWDERIEQLLPYQVNTKMMKASGNPRVKFMHCLPAFHNSETKVGKDIAARYPNLAGGVEVTEEVFESPANIAFEQAENRMHTIKAILVSALADI, from the coding sequence ATGGCTTTTAACATGCGCAACCGCAGCCTGCTGAGCTTGATGCACCACACCACTCGAGAGCTCAACTACCTGATTGACCTGTCCCGCGACCTCAAGCGCGCCAAGTACACCGGCACCGAGCGTCCACACCTGCAAGGCAAGAACATCGCACTGATCTTCGAAAAAACCTCGACCCGCACCCGTTGCGCGTTCGAAGTGGCGGCCCACGACCAGGGTGCTCACGTCACCTACATTGACCCGGTGTCGTCGCAAATCGGCCACAAAGAAAGCATGAAAGACACCGCCCGTGTACTCGGCCGGATGTTCGACGCCATCGAGTACCGTGGCTTCGAACAGGAAATAGTCGAAGAGCTGGCCAAGTTCGCTGGCGTTCCGGTGTTCAACGGCTTGACCGCTGAATTTCACCCGACCCAAATGATCGCCGACGTGCTGACCATGCGCGAACACAGCGACAAACCGCTGCACGACATCCGCTACGCCTACCTCGGCGATGCGCGCTACAACATGGGCAATTCGTTGCTGATGATCGGCGCCAAACTCGGCATGGACGTGCGCATCGCCGCACCCAAAGCCCTGTGGCCGCACGATGATTTCATCGCTCAGTGCAAAGCCTTCGCCGAAGAAAGCGGCGCTCGCATTACCATTACCGAAGACCCTCTCGAAGCGGTCAAAGGCGTGGACTTCATCCACACCGACATTTGGGTGTCGATGGGTGAGCCGGTGGAAGCGTGGGACGAGCGCATCGAGCAACTGCTGCCGTACCAGGTCAACACCAAAATGATGAAAGCCTCGGGCAACCCGCGCGTGAAGTTCATGCACTGCCTGCCGGCGTTCCATAACAGCGAAACCAAGGTCGGCAAAGACATCGCCGCTCGCTACCCCAACCTGGCCGGGGGCGTTGAGGTGACGGAAGAAGTCTTCGAATCACCGGCCAACATCGCCTTCGAGCAAGCGGAAAATCGCATGCACACGATCAAGGCAATCCTGGTGTCGGCGTTGGCGGATATCTAA
- the arcC gene encoding carbamate kinase: MRIVVALGGNALLRRGEPLTADNQRANIRVATEQIAKIYPGNQLVIAHGNGPQVGLLSLQAAAYTAVSPYPLDVLGAETEGMIGYIIEQELGNLLDVEVPFATLLTQVEVDAKDPAFQNPTKPIGPVYSKEEAQKLAAEKGWAIAPDGDKYRRVVASPRPKRIFEIRPIKWLLEKGSIVICAGGGGIPTLYGDDGKLKGVEAVIDKDLCSSLLAEQLECDLLVIATDVNAAFIDFGKPTQKAIAQAHPDAMEQLGFAAGSMGPKVQAACEFARHTGKVAVIGSLSDIEAIVQGKSGIGTRISTATRGITYC; encoded by the coding sequence ATGCGTATCGTCGTTGCTCTGGGCGGTAACGCCCTGCTCCGCCGTGGTGAACCCCTGACCGCGGACAATCAACGCGCCAACATCCGTGTTGCCACCGAACAGATCGCCAAGATTTACCCTGGCAACCAACTGGTCATCGCCCACGGCAATGGCCCACAAGTCGGCCTCCTGTCGCTGCAAGCGGCGGCCTACACGGCCGTTTCGCCTTACCCGCTGGACGTGCTCGGTGCCGAAACCGAAGGCATGATCGGCTACATCATCGAACAGGAACTGGGCAACCTGCTGGACGTCGAGGTGCCATTCGCGACCCTGCTGACTCAAGTCGAAGTCGATGCCAAAGACCCAGCGTTCCAGAACCCGACCAAACCTATCGGTCCGGTGTACAGCAAAGAAGAGGCGCAAAAGCTCGCCGCCGAGAAAGGCTGGGCGATTGCTCCGGACGGTGATAAATACCGGCGCGTGGTGGCCAGCCCAAGACCCAAACGTATCTTCGAAATCCGTCCGATCAAGTGGCTGTTGGAAAAAGGCAGCATCGTCATTTGCGCCGGCGGTGGCGGTATTCCGACCCTGTACGGTGACGATGGCAAGCTCAAAGGCGTGGAAGCGGTCATCGACAAGGACTTGTGCTCGTCACTGTTGGCCGAGCAGCTTGAGTGCGACTTGCTGGTGATCGCTACCGACGTCAATGCGGCCTTCATCGACTTCGGCAAACCGACTCAAAAAGCCATCGCCCAGGCCCACCCGGACGCCATGGAACAACTTGGCTTTGCCGCGGGCTCCATGGGGCCCAAGGTTCAGGCCGCGTGCGAGTTTGCCCGCCACACTGGCAAAGTCGCGGTGATCGGTTCACTCTCGGACATCGAAGCCATCGTCCAGGGCAAGTCCGGCATCGGCACCCGCATCAGCACGGCGACACGGGGCATTACCTACTGCTAA
- a CDS encoding DUF5064 family protein gives MATFEPGHVHIERHALTDDDVSYNVCIDYEVTQDPKDGKGMAFTVHGIIQGTAMKESFFLPKDQAYNFASNVTKIAEQHGIPKTHSSIGSIHKHYDAMFEDVRVQLNMKSGDPVNPEHLE, from the coding sequence ATGGCCACATTCGAACCCGGTCACGTACACATCGAGCGCCACGCGCTGACCGATGACGATGTCAGCTACAACGTGTGCATCGACTATGAAGTCACCCAGGATCCCAAGGACGGCAAAGGGATGGCGTTCACGGTGCATGGCATCATTCAGGGCACCGCGATGAAAGAGTCGTTCTTCCTGCCCAAGGATCAGGCCTATAACTTCGCCAGCAACGTGACGAAAATCGCCGAGCAGCACGGCATTCCCAAGACTCACAGCAGCATTGGCTCCATACACAAACATTACGATGCGATGTTTGAAGATGTTCGGGTGCAGCTAAATATGAAGTCGGGTGACCCGGTAAACCCCGAACACCTGGAATAA
- a CDS encoding sigma-54-dependent transcriptional regulator, with protein sequence MRIHVSFIDRVGITQEVLALLGGRNLNLDAVEMVPPNVYIDAPTLSPQVLEELRDALFSVRGVQAVTVVDILPGQRRHLQLDALLAAMTDPVLALDSAGKILLANPALIALYGREPAGESVAELFSDPALLDALLENGFRLPLREITVNGQTLLLDATPITDAGALLTLYQPNRIGEQLSALHHDHAEGFDALLGESAAIRTLKARAQRVAALDAPLLIQGETGTGKELVARACHAISARYSAPFLALNCAALPENLAESELFGYAPGAFTGAQRGGKPGLMELANQGTVFLDEIGEMSPYLQAKLLRFLNDGSFRRVGGDREVKVNVRILSATHRDLEKMVSEGTFREDLFYRLNVLNVEVPPLRERGQDILLLARYFMQQACAQIQRPVCRLAPGTYPALLGNRWPGNVRQLQNVIFRAAAICESSLVDIGDLDIAGTSVARQSDSDVDSLEQAVDDFEKTLLEKLYASYPSTRQLANRLQTSHTAIAHRLRKYGIPNKP encoded by the coding sequence ATGCGTATCCACGTCAGTTTCATCGACCGCGTTGGCATTACCCAGGAAGTCCTGGCCCTGCTCGGTGGGCGCAATCTCAATCTGGATGCGGTGGAAATGGTGCCGCCCAACGTCTACATAGATGCCCCGACACTCAGCCCGCAAGTGCTCGAAGAACTGCGCGATGCGCTGTTCAGCGTCCGCGGCGTGCAAGCGGTGACGGTGGTCGACATCCTGCCCGGCCAGCGTCGCCATTTGCAGCTCGACGCCTTGCTCGCCGCTATGACGGACCCGGTTCTGGCCCTGGACAGCGCTGGCAAAATATTACTGGCCAACCCGGCGCTGATTGCCCTGTACGGACGCGAACCGGCGGGGGAAAGCGTCGCCGAGCTTTTTTCCGACCCCGCATTGCTCGATGCGTTGCTGGAGAACGGCTTTCGTCTGCCGTTGCGCGAAATCACCGTCAACGGTCAGACCTTGTTACTGGACGCCACACCGATTACCGACGCTGGCGCCCTGCTCACCCTGTATCAACCGAATCGCATCGGCGAACAACTGTCGGCCTTGCACCACGACCATGCCGAAGGCTTCGATGCACTGCTCGGCGAATCTGCCGCCATTCGTACCCTCAAGGCTCGCGCCCAGCGCGTGGCGGCCCTGGATGCGCCGTTGTTGATCCAGGGCGAAACCGGCACCGGCAAAGAACTGGTGGCGCGGGCTTGTCACGCCATCAGTGCGCGCTACAGTGCGCCATTCCTGGCCTTGAACTGTGCGGCACTGCCGGAAAACCTGGCCGAAAGCGAACTGTTCGGCTACGCACCCGGCGCGTTCACCGGCGCCCAACGGGGCGGCAAACCCGGGCTTATGGAGTTAGCCAACCAGGGCACGGTATTTCTTGACGAGATCGGCGAGATGTCACCGTACTTGCAGGCCAAACTGCTGCGTTTCCTTAACGACGGCAGCTTCCGCCGGGTCGGCGGCGATCGTGAGGTGAAGGTCAACGTGCGGATCCTCAGCGCAACCCACCGCGACCTGGAAAAAATGGTCAGCGAAGGCACGTTCCGTGAAGACCTGTTCTATCGCCTCAACGTGCTCAACGTTGAAGTCCCACCGCTTCGCGAACGCGGCCAGGACATTCTGCTGTTGGCACGCTACTTCATGCAGCAGGCCTGCGCGCAAATCCAGCGCCCGGTCTGCCGCCTGGCGCCGGGCACTTACCCGGCACTGCTGGGCAACCGCTGGCCGGGCAACGTGCGGCAATTGCAAAACGTAATCTTCCGTGCAGCTGCGATTTGTGAAAGCAGCCTGGTGGACATCGGCGACCTCGACATCGCCGGCACCTCCGTGGCACGCCAGAGTGACAGCGACGTCGATAGCCTCGAACAGGCCGTGGATGACTTCGAGAAAACCCTGCTGGAAAAACTTTACGCCAGCTATCCCTCGACCCGCCAACTGGCCAATCGGCTGCAAACCTCTCACACCGCGATTGCCCATCGGTTGCGCAAATACGGTATTCCCAATAAACCGTAA
- the gcvH gene encoding glycine cleavage system protein GcvH, translating to MSELRFTEDHEWLRTEADGTVTVGITAFAQNALGDVVFVQLPELQAYEKGAEAATVESVKAASGVYMPLDGDVLEVNPALDNSPERVNEDPLGEGWFFRFRPTDASAVAQLLDQDAYDRLIKANAQA from the coding sequence ATGAGCGAATTGCGTTTTACTGAAGATCACGAATGGCTGCGTACCGAAGCTGACGGCACCGTCACGGTCGGTATCACCGCTTTCGCGCAGAACGCCCTGGGCGACGTGGTGTTCGTGCAACTGCCTGAGCTTCAGGCTTACGAAAAAGGCGCTGAAGCCGCCACCGTGGAATCGGTAAAAGCCGCCAGCGGCGTGTACATGCCGTTGGACGGCGACGTTCTGGAAGTGAACCCGGCACTCGACAACAGCCCCGAACGGGTCAACGAAGATCCGTTGGGCGAAGGCTGGTTCTTCCGCTTCCGGCCAACCGACGCCTCGGCTGTTGCCCAATTGCTGGATCAAGACGCTTACGACCGTCTGATCAAAGCTAACGCCCAAGCCTGA
- the gcvP gene encoding aminomethyl-transferring glycine dehydrogenase, protein MTQVNLTTANEFIARHIGPRAGDEQAMLNSLGFDSLEALSASVIPDSIKGTSVLGLEDGLSEADALALIKSIASKNQLFKTYIGQGYYGTHTPSPILRNLLENPAWYTAYTPYQPEISQGRLEALLNFQTLISDLSGLPIANASLLDEATAAAEAMTFCKRLSKNKSSHAFFASVHCHPQTLDVLRTRAEPLGIDVVVGDERELSDVTPFFGALLQYPASNGDVFDYRELTERFHAANALVAVAADLLALTVLTPPGEFGADVAIGSAQRFGVPLGFGGPHAAYFSTKDAFKRDMPGRLVGVSVDRFGKPALRLAMQTREQHIRREKATSNICTAQVLLANIASMYAVYHGPKGLTQIATRIHHLTAILAKGLSALGLTVEQESFFDTLTLKTGVHTAALHDKAHAQQINLRVIDGERLGLSLDETTSQADVQTLWALLADGKNLPDFNALAASVVSTLPAALVRQSPILSHPVFNRYHSETELMRYLRKLADKDLALDRTMIPLGSCTMKLNAASEMIPVTWAEFGALHPFAPAEQSAGYQQLTDELEAMLCAATGYDSISLQPNAGSQGEYAGLLAIRAYHQSRGDERRDICLIPSSAHGTNPATANMAGMRVVVTACDARGNVDIEDLRAKAIEHREHLAALMITYPSTHGVFEEGIREICGIIHDHGGQVYIDGANMNAMVGLCAPGKFGGDVSHLNLHKTFCIPHGGGGPGVGPIGVKAHLTPFLPGHAQMERKEGAVCAAPFGSASILPITWMYIRMMGGAGLKRASQLAILNANYISRRLEEHYPVLYTGSNGLVAHECILDLRPLKDSSGISVDDVAKRLIDFGFHAPTMSFPVAGTLMIEPTESESREELDRFCDAMIRIRDEIRAVENGTLDKEDNPLKNAPHTAAEIVGEWTHPYSREQAVYPVASLIEGKYWPPVGRVDNVFGDRNLVCACPSIESYA, encoded by the coding sequence ATGACTCAAGTCAACCTGACGACCGCCAACGAATTCATCGCGCGCCATATCGGCCCGCGCGCAGGCGACGAACAAGCGATGCTCAACAGCCTCGGCTTTGACTCCCTGGAAGCCCTGAGCGCCAGCGTCATCCCGGACAGCATCAAAGGCACCAGCGTGCTCGGCCTCGAAGACGGCCTGAGCGAAGCAGATGCCTTGGCGTTGATCAAGTCCATCGCCAGTAAAAACCAGCTGTTCAAGACCTACATCGGCCAGGGTTACTACGGCACGCACACGCCATCGCCGATTCTGCGCAACCTGTTGGAAAACCCGGCCTGGTACACCGCTTATACCCCGTACCAACCGGAGATTTCCCAGGGTCGTCTCGAAGCGCTGCTGAACTTCCAGACCCTGATCAGCGACCTGTCCGGCCTGCCGATCGCCAACGCGTCTTTGCTGGACGAAGCCACCGCCGCTGCCGAAGCCATGACGTTCTGCAAGCGCCTGAGCAAGAACAAGAGCAGCCACGCGTTCTTCGCTTCCGTGCATTGCCACCCGCAAACCCTCGACGTATTGCGCACCCGTGCCGAGCCGCTGGGCATCGATGTAGTCGTCGGTGATGAACGCGAACTCAGCGACGTGACGCCGTTCTTCGGCGCCCTGCTGCAATACCCGGCGAGCAACGGTGATGTGTTCGACTACCGTGAACTGACCGAACGCTTCCACGCCGCCAACGCGCTGGTGGCCGTAGCCGCTGACCTGCTGGCCCTGACCGTCCTGACCCCGCCGGGCGAGTTCGGTGCCGACGTCGCCATCGGCAGCGCCCAACGCTTCGGCGTGCCGCTGGGCTTTGGTGGCCCACACGCGGCGTATTTCTCCACCAAAGACGCGTTCAAGCGCGACATGCCGGGCCGCCTGGTCGGCGTTTCCGTGGATCGTTTCGGCAAACCGGCCCTGCGCTTGGCCATGCAGACCCGCGAGCAACATATCCGCCGCGAGAAAGCCACCAGCAACATCTGCACCGCGCAAGTTCTGCTCGCCAACATCGCCAGCATGTACGCCGTCTACCACGGCCCGAAAGGCCTGACCCAAATCGCCACACGCATTCATCACCTGACCGCGATCCTCGCCAAAGGCTTGAGCGCACTGGGCCTGACGGTCGAGCAAGAAAGCTTCTTCGACACCCTGACCCTCAAAACCGGCGTCCACACTGCGGCGCTGCATGACAAGGCTCACGCGCAGCAGATCAACCTGCGCGTCATCGATGGCGAACGTCTGGGCCTGTCCCTCGACGAAACCACTAGTCAGGCCGATGTGCAAACCCTGTGGGCACTCTTGGCTGACGGCAAAAACCTGCCAGATTTCAACGCCCTCGCCGCGTCGGTGGTCAGCACCTTGCCGGCCGCGCTGGTTCGTCAGTCGCCGATCCTCAGCCACCCGGTGTTCAACCGTTATCACTCCGAAACCGAGCTGATGCGCTATCTGCGCAAGCTGGCCGACAAGGACCTGGCACTGGATCGCACCATGATTCCGCTGGGTTCATGCACCATGAAACTCAACGCCGCCAGCGAGATGATCCCGGTGACCTGGGCTGAGTTCGGCGCCCTGCACCCGTTCGCCCCAGCCGAGCAAAGCGCCGGCTATCAGCAATTGACCGATGAGCTGGAAGCGATGCTGTGCGCCGCCACCGGCTACGACTCGATCTCACTGCAACCGAACGCCGGCTCGCAAGGCGAATACGCCGGCCTGCTGGCGATTCGGGCTTATCACCAGAGTCGTGGCGATGAACGTCGTGATATCTGCCTGATTCCCTCGTCCGCCCACGGCACCAACCCGGCCACCGCCAACATGGCCGGTATGCGTGTCGTCGTCACCGCGTGCGATGCCCGTGGCAACGTCGATATCGAAGACCTGCGCGCCAAGGCCATCGAGCACCGTGAACACCTCGCTGCGCTGATGATCACTTACCCGTCGACCCACGGCGTGTTCGAAGAAGGCATCCGCGAAATCTGCGGCATCATTCACGACCACGGCGGCCAGGTGTACATCGACGGCGCCAACATGAACGCGATGGTCGGCCTCTGCGCACCGGGCAAGTTCGGCGGCGACGTGTCGCACCTGAACCTGCACAAAACCTTCTGCATCCCGCACGGCGGTGGCGGTCCGGGTGTAGGTCCGATTGGCGTCAAAGCACACCTGACACCGTTCCTGCCGGGCCACGCCCAGATGGAGCGCAAGGAAGGCGCGGTCTGTGCGGCCCCATTCGGCAGCGCAAGCATTTTGCCGATCACCTGGATGTACATCCGGATGATGGGCGGCGCGGGTTTGAAGCGCGCGTCGCAACTGGCGATCCTCAATGCCAACTACATTTCCCGTCGCCTGGAAGAGCACTACCCCGTCCTCTACACCGGCAGCAATGGTCTGGTGGCGCATGAGTGCATCCTCGATCTGCGCCCACTGAAAGACAGCAGCGGCATCAGCGTCGATGACGTCGCCAAGCGCCTGATCGACTTCGGCTTCCATGCGCCAACCATGTCGTTCCCGGTCGCCGGAACACTGATGATCGAGCCGACCGAAAGCGAATCCAGGGAAGAACTGGACCGCTTCTGCGACGCGATGATCCGCATTCGCGACGAAATCCGCGCAGTGGAAAACGGCACACTGGACAAGGAAGACAACCCACTGAAAAACGCACCGCACACCGCCGCCGAAATCGTCGGTGAGTGGACGCACCCCTACAGCCGTGAGCAAGCGGTGTACCCGGTCGCGTCGTTGATCGAAGGCAAATACTGGCCACCGGTCGGTCGCGTCGACAACGTGTTTGGTGATCGCAACCTGGTATGCGCCTGCCCATCGATCGAAAGCTACGCTTGA
- a CDS encoding L-serine ammonia-lyase, whose amino-acid sequence MSLSVFDLFKIGIGPSSSHTVGPMRAAARFAEGLRREGLLTTTTCVKIELYGSLGATGKGHGSDKAVLLGLEGEHPDTVNTETVAARLQDIRGNARLNLLGEHSIAFNEKEHLAMIRKPLPYHPNGMIFRAFDAAGLQIRSREYYSVGGGFVVDEDAAGADRIVEDATPLTFPFKSAKDLLGHCATYGLSISQVMLTNESAWRSEAETRAGLLNIWQVMQDCVAAGCRNEGILPGGLKVKRRAAALHRQLCKNPESALRDPLSVLDWVNLYALAVNEENANGGRVVTAPTNGAAGIVPAVLHYYMRFIPGANEDGVVRFLLTAAAIGILYKENASISGAEVGCQGEVGVACSMAAGALCEVLGGTVQQVENAAEIGMEHNLGLTCDPIGGLVQVPCIERNAMGSVKAINAVRMALRGDGQHFVSLDKVIRTMRQTGADMKSKYKETARGGLAVNIIEC is encoded by the coding sequence ATGTCGTTAAGCGTGTTCGACCTGTTCAAGATTGGCATCGGCCCCTCCAGCTCCCACACCGTTGGCCCGATGCGCGCAGCCGCGCGCTTCGCCGAAGGTTTGCGCCGTGAAGGGCTGTTGACCACCACTACCTGCGTCAAAATCGAACTCTACGGATCACTCGGCGCCACCGGCAAAGGACACGGCAGTGACAAGGCTGTATTGCTCGGCCTGGAAGGCGAACACCCGGACACCGTGAACACTGAAACCGTTGCCGCACGCCTGCAAGACATTCGCGGCAACGCACGCCTGAACCTGCTCGGCGAACACAGCATTGCGTTCAATGAGAAAGAACACTTGGCAATGATCCGCAAACCATTGCCCTACCACCCCAATGGCATGATCTTTCGCGCATTCGATGCCGCGGGCCTGCAAATCCGCAGCCGCGAGTACTACTCGGTGGGCGGCGGTTTTGTCGTCGATGAAGACGCCGCCGGTGCCGACCGAATTGTCGAAGATGCCACGCCCCTGACCTTCCCTTTCAAAAGCGCCAAGGACCTGCTGGGCCACTGCGCCACCTACGGCTTATCGATCAGCCAGGTAATGCTGACCAACGAAAGCGCCTGGCGCTCGGAAGCCGAAACTCGCGCCGGCCTGCTGAATATCTGGCAAGTGATGCAAGACTGCGTCGCCGCCGGGTGCCGTAACGAGGGAATTCTGCCCGGTGGTTTGAAGGTCAAACGTCGCGCGGCGGCACTGCATCGGCAACTGTGCAAAAACCCGGAATCGGCCCTGCGCGATCCGCTGTCGGTGCTGGACTGGGTCAACCTCTACGCCCTGGCCGTCAACGAAGAAAACGCCAACGGCGGACGCGTGGTAACGGCGCCCACTAACGGTGCAGCCGGGATCGTCCCGGCAGTGTTGCATTACTACATGCGCTTCATTCCCGGGGCCAACGAAGACGGCGTGGTGCGCTTTCTGCTGACCGCGGCGGCGATCGGCATTCTGTACAAGGAAAACGCCTCAATCTCCGGCGCTGAAGTCGGTTGTCAGGGTGAAGTCGGCGTGGCTTGCTCAATGGCGGCCGGCGCTTTGTGCGAAGTGCTCGGCGGCACTGTGCAGCAAGTAGAGAACGCAGCGGAAATCGGCATGGAGCACAACCTCGGCCTGACCTGCGACCCGATTGGCGGCCTCGTGCAAGTGCCGTGTATCGAGCGCAATGCCATGGGCTCGGTGAAAGCCATCAACGCCGTGCGCATGGCGTTGCGCGGCGATGGGCAGCACTTCGTCTCGCTCGATAAGGTTATCCGCACCATGCGCCAGACCGGCGCCGACATGAAAAGCAAATACAAGGAAACCGCCCGTGGCGGTTTGGCGGTCAATATTATCGAGTGCTGA
- the gcvT gene encoding glycine cleavage system aminomethyltransferase GcvT — MSTEQLLKTPLHALHIELGARMVPFAGYDMPVQYPLGVMKEHQHTRDQAGLFDVSHMGQIRLTGANAAKALETLVPVDIIDLPVGMQRYAMFTNETGGILDDLMVANLGNDELFLVVNAACKDQDLAHLRKHLGDQCSVEPLFEERALLALQGPAAVTALARLAPDVAKMTFMQFTRVTLLGVDCFVSRSGYTGEDGFEISVPAANAEALARALLAEPEVAAIGLGARDSLRLEAGLCLYGHDMNTDTTPIEASLLWAVSKPRRADGARAGGFPGAEKVFAQQQNGVSRKRVGLLPQERTPVREGAEIVNEAGDIIGSVCSGGFGPTLGGPLAMGYLDSAYIALDTPVWAIVRGKKVPLLVSKMPFVPQRYYRG; from the coding sequence ATGTCCACCGAACAATTGCTGAAAACCCCACTGCACGCACTGCACATCGAACTCGGCGCGCGCATGGTGCCCTTCGCCGGCTACGACATGCCGGTGCAATACCCACTGGGCGTGATGAAGGAACACCAGCACACCCGTGATCAGGCCGGACTGTTCGATGTCTCGCACATGGGCCAGATCCGCCTGACCGGTGCTAACGCCGCCAAGGCACTGGAAACCCTGGTGCCGGTGGACATCATCGACCTGCCGGTGGGCATGCAGCGCTACGCCATGTTCACCAACGAAACCGGCGGCATTCTGGACGACTTGATGGTCGCCAATCTGGGCAATGACGAACTGTTCCTGGTGGTCAACGCCGCCTGCAAGGACCAGGACCTGGCGCACCTGCGCAAGCACCTCGGCGACCAGTGCAGCGTCGAACCGCTGTTTGAAGAACGCGCTTTGCTGGCGCTGCAAGGCCCGGCTGCGGTCACGGCACTCGCACGCCTGGCGCCCGACGTGGCGAAAATGACCTTCATGCAGTTCACTCGCGTGACGCTGCTGGGCGTGGACTGCTTTGTCAGCCGCTCGGGCTACACCGGTGAAGACGGTTTCGAAATTTCCGTACCGGCCGCCAACGCCGAAGCTCTGGCTCGCGCCCTGCTGGCTGAACCGGAAGTGGCAGCCATCGGCCTCGGCGCTCGTGACTCCCTGCGCCTGGAAGCCGGTCTATGCCTGTACGGCCACGACATGAACACAGACACCACCCCCATCGAAGCGAGCCTGCTGTGGGCCGTTTCCAAGCCGCGACGCGCCGATGGCGCCCGGGCTGGCGGCTTCCCTGGCGCTGAAAAAGTATTTGCCCAACAGCAAAACGGAGTCAGCCGCAAGCGCGTGGGCCTGTTACCACAGGAACGCACGCCGGTGCGTGAAGGTGCAGAGATCGTCAACGAAGCCGGCGATATCATCGGCAGCGTTTGCAGCGGTGGTTTCGGTCCGACCCTCGGTGGCCCACTGGCCATGGGTTATCTCGACAGCGCCTACATTGCGCTAGACACCCCGGTATGGGCGATTGTTCGTGGGAAAAAGGTGCCTTTGCTTGTAAGCAAAATGCCATTTGTTCCACAACGCTACTATCGTGGTTGA
- a CDS encoding cold-shock protein, producing MSQRQSGTVKWFNDEKGFGFITPESGPDLFVHFRAIQGNGFKSLKEGQKVTFVAVQGQKGMQADEVQAEA from the coding sequence ATGTCCCAACGTCAGAGCGGCACCGTCAAGTGGTTTAACGACGAGAAAGGTTTTGGTTTTATCACTCCAGAAAGCGGTCCGGATTTGTTCGTGCATTTCCGCGCTATTCAGGGCAACGGCTTCAAGAGCCTGAAAGAAGGCCAGAAAGTGACATTCGTTGCCGTACAAGGCCAGAAAGGCATGCAGGCTGACGAAGTCCAGGCAGAAGCTTAA
- a CDS encoding RDD family protein, whose product MSKHLLQPEGDFPAAALGRRLAAMFYDFLLCTALLIVTSGAYKMIQMAIIGEDKMRTLTEAGALDGDPLLSTVMLFVLFGFFAKFWTWSGQTLGMQVWGIRVQNADGSAISLWQALLRFVVSIASWLCMGVGFFWSLFDKQKRSWHDMYSNTQLVRIPKKSK is encoded by the coding sequence ATGTCGAAACACCTGCTCCAACCCGAGGGTGACTTTCCCGCGGCCGCCCTGGGTCGTCGCCTGGCAGCGATGTTCTATGACTTTCTGTTGTGTACCGCCCTGTTGATCGTCACCAGCGGTGCTTACAAGATGATCCAGATGGCGATCATCGGTGAAGACAAGATGCGCACCCTCACCGAAGCCGGGGCCCTGGACGGTGATCCATTGCTCTCGACGGTGATGCTGTTTGTGCTGTTCGGTTTCTTCGCCAAGTTCTGGACCTGGTCCGGTCAGACCTTGGGCATGCAAGTGTGGGGCATCCGCGTGCAGAACGCCGATGGCTCGGCTATCAGCCTGTGGCAAGCGCTGTTGCGATTTGTGGTGTCGATCGCATCATGGCTGTGCATGGGCGTTGGGTTCTTCTGGTCACTGTTCGATAAACAGAAGCGCAGCTGGCATGACATGTACTCCAATACCCAGTTAGTACGGATTCCAAAGAAGAGCAAATAA